In the Leptospira sp. WS4.C2 genome, one interval contains:
- the nuoH gene encoding NADH-quinone oxidoreductase subunit NuoH gives MDWALLLAWGIKILSLFFIILTGVAYYTLAERKFAGFIQDRPGPNRAGIFGLFQPLADGIKFIAKEEIFPKNVSKGMYLLAPTISMTCAIMAWAVIPFGGTIPAPEWLATLTGVTTIDLQIANPDSGVLYLLAISSLAVYGIMIAGWSSNNKYSLLGGVRSTAQMISYELPMGLSIVVIVIMTGSLKLTDISESQKDMWNILSPPGFVAFFIYVTAMFAETNRLPFDLAEAESELVVGFHTEYGAFKFALFFLAEYMNMITMSCLTTLLFFGGYNVPFQLGAGSPYQAFIGLGFFILKVLFFAFLFIWVRWTLPRFRYDQLMKLGWKKMIPWGLFAVMFAAIYTVYWKEGWMKLFI, from the coding sequence ATGGACTGGGCACTACTACTTGCTTGGGGAATTAAAATCCTCTCATTATTTTTTATAATCCTAACCGGTGTAGCTTATTATACACTCGCCGAACGTAAGTTTGCTGGATTCATTCAGGACCGTCCTGGTCCAAACCGGGCTGGCATTTTTGGTCTTTTTCAACCTCTTGCCGATGGAATCAAATTCATCGCCAAAGAAGAAATTTTCCCCAAAAATGTATCCAAGGGAATGTATCTTTTGGCTCCCACAATCTCCATGACTTGTGCCATTATGGCTTGGGCCGTGATTCCTTTTGGGGGAACAATTCCCGCACCAGAATGGTTGGCGACACTCACTGGTGTGACTACAATCGACTTACAAATTGCCAATCCTGATTCTGGGGTTTTGTATCTATTGGCCATTTCCTCTTTGGCCGTGTATGGGATTATGATTGCTGGTTGGTCTAGTAATAATAAATACTCTCTACTTGGTGGCGTTCGTTCCACCGCCCAAATGATTAGTTACGAACTTCCTATGGGACTTTCCATTGTCGTAATTGTCATTATGACTGGATCTTTAAAGTTAACAGACATTAGTGAATCCCAGAAAGATATGTGGAACATTTTGTCTCCACCAGGTTTTGTAGCATTTTTTATTTATGTGACTGCTATGTTTGCTGAAACCAATCGCCTTCCTTTTGATTTAGCAGAAGCCGAATCGGAACTTGTCGTAGGTTTTCATACCGAATATGGTGCCTTTAAATTTGCTCTCTTCTTTTTGGCAGAGTATATGAATATGATTACCATGTCTTGTCTTACCACCTTACTTTTTTTTGGTGGATACAATGTTCCGTTTCAACTAGGTGCGGGTTCTCCTTACCAAGCATTCATTGGACTTGGGTTTTTTATTTTGAAAGTTCTCTTTTTTGCCTTTTTGTTTATTTGGGTTCGTTGGACTCTTCCTCGTTTTCGTTATGACCAACTCATGAAACTTGGTTGGAAAAAGATGATTCCTTGGGGACTTTTTGCGGTTATGTTTGCTGCGATTTACACAGTATATTGGAAAGAAGGATGGATGAAATTATTTATATGA
- a CDS encoding NADH-quinone oxidoreductase subunit D, producing MVMYEKTAEHFGKKFKDLPEGHLLVNLGPSHPATHGILQNVIQIDGERVVDTESVIGYVHRCFEKLGERYDYNQFLVCTDRMNYVSTPLNNIGWILTVEKMMQIEVPDRVTYVRMIISELSRIMDHIICNGIMGVDLGAFSGLLHLFHHRENIYQILEKLTGARLTTTFCRVGGMERDIYPEFQTEIKTIIKGLKPALDEFEQLLVRNKIFNERTAGIGGLSAERAIAYGFSGPNLRAAGVPWDVRKDDPYMFYDKVDFDIPVGGDGSALDRTLVRMEEMRQSMRIIEQLIDGIPEGPYHADVPHTFLPPKDKVYHNMEELIYHFKIIMHGVKVPPGEYYMSTEAANGELGFYVVSEGEKSPWRVHVRRPCFWYYQAFPELVKGGLLADTIATMSSLNVIAGELDC from the coding sequence ATGGTAATGTACGAAAAAACAGCCGAACACTTTGGCAAAAAATTCAAAGACCTACCCGAAGGCCATCTTCTTGTCAATCTCGGGCCAAGCCATCCTGCCACTCACGGAATTTTACAAAACGTAATTCAAATTGATGGGGAACGTGTAGTCGACACAGAATCTGTCATCGGTTATGTCCATCGTTGTTTTGAAAAATTAGGCGAACGATACGATTACAACCAGTTCTTAGTTTGTACGGATCGTATGAACTATGTATCCACTCCACTCAATAACATCGGTTGGATCCTTACCGTAGAAAAAATGATGCAAATCGAAGTTCCTGATCGAGTGACATACGTTCGTATGATCATTTCCGAACTTTCTAGGATCATGGACCATATCATTTGTAATGGAATTATGGGTGTAGACCTGGGTGCCTTTTCTGGCCTTTTGCATTTATTCCATCATAGAGAAAACATTTATCAAATTCTAGAAAAACTAACAGGCGCTCGGTTGACTACTACGTTTTGCCGAGTGGGTGGAATGGAGAGGGATATTTATCCTGAATTCCAAACAGAGATCAAAACCATCATCAAAGGACTAAAACCAGCCTTGGATGAATTTGAACAACTTCTCGTTCGCAATAAAATTTTTAACGAAAGAACCGCCGGGATCGGTGGACTTTCTGCAGAAAGAGCCATTGCCTACGGATTTTCTGGACCCAACCTTCGGGCAGCAGGAGTTCCTTGGGACGTTCGAAAAGATGATCCTTATATGTTCTATGATAAAGTGGATTTTGATATTCCGGTAGGTGGGGACGGATCAGCCCTCGACCGAACTCTTGTCCGTATGGAAGAGATGCGTCAGTCCATGAGAATCATCGAACAACTGATAGACGGAATTCCAGAAGGTCCATACCACGCTGATGTTCCACACACCTTCCTTCCTCCGAAAGACAAGGTGTATCACAATATGGAAGAACTCATTTACCATTTTAAAATCATTATGCACGGAGTGAAGGTCCCTCCCGGCGAATACTATATGTCGACGGAAGCTGCCAATGGCGAACTCGGATTCTATGTGGTTTCGGAAGGAGAAAAGTCTCCTTGGCGAGTGCATGTAAGACGTCCTTGTTTTTGGTATTACCAAGCGTTTCCTGAACTTGTCAAAGGTGGACTGCTTGCTGATACAATTGCCACTATGTCTTCACTCAATGTCATTGCAGGGGAGTTAGATTGTTAA
- the nuoF gene encoding NADH-quinone oxidoreductase subunit NuoF translates to MGLKNLLTTHIGAADSHTLNHYKSVGGYESQKKALSEMTAEQIVNDVKNSGLRGRGGAGFPTGNKWGFIPKTDKPKYLICNGDEGEPGTFKDRLLLEKLPHMLIEGMVIAAKAIDSHQGYIYIRGEFHKGIRVVEEAVEEAYKAGLLGKNIMGLGYDFDLAVYSGAGAYICGEESALINSLEGRRGHPRLKPPFPAVSGLYACPTVVNNVETFCNVPHIIRMTGEEYKKIGTEKSPGTRLFAVSGHVKKPGIYEVEMGTPMKELIYDICGGIKNDKTLKAVIPGGSSSPILTAEEAMTATMDYESIASLKSMLGSGAVIILSEVADLVETTYRLAEFYSHESCGQCTPCREGTHWVKDLLHKIKNGEGTEKDVELIFSLSRNMEGGTTICPLADACVMAVRPTMTKFKGEFSARLKKEVSVSH, encoded by the coding sequence ATGGGACTAAAGAACCTACTCACAACTCATATTGGTGCCGCAGATTCCCATACCTTAAACCATTACAAGTCGGTTGGTGGCTATGAAAGTCAAAAAAAAGCTCTCTCTGAGATGACCGCCGAACAAATCGTAAACGATGTTAAGAATTCAGGGCTTCGAGGCCGTGGTGGTGCTGGTTTTCCTACGGGAAACAAATGGGGATTTATTCCCAAAACAGACAAACCAAAATATTTAATTTGTAATGGGGATGAAGGAGAACCGGGAACATTCAAAGACCGACTCCTCCTGGAAAAACTACCTCATATGCTCATCGAAGGAATGGTCATTGCTGCCAAAGCCATTGATTCCCACCAAGGTTATATTTATATTCGTGGTGAATTCCATAAAGGGATTCGTGTGGTGGAAGAAGCCGTAGAAGAAGCCTATAAAGCCGGTCTTCTTGGTAAAAATATTATGGGTCTTGGGTATGACTTTGATTTGGCGGTGTACTCCGGTGCCGGAGCTTATATCTGCGGAGAAGAATCAGCACTCATTAATTCCCTCGAGGGAAGGAGGGGACACCCACGACTCAAACCCCCATTCCCGGCAGTCTCTGGTCTTTATGCTTGCCCTACAGTTGTAAACAACGTAGAAACTTTTTGTAACGTCCCACATATCATCCGTATGACGGGAGAAGAATACAAAAAAATTGGAACAGAAAAATCTCCGGGAACAAGGTTATTTGCTGTCAGTGGACATGTGAAAAAACCAGGAATTTATGAAGTAGAAATGGGAACTCCCATGAAAGAACTCATTTATGATATTTGTGGTGGAATCAAAAACGATAAAACTCTAAAAGCCGTGATTCCTGGAGGAAGTTCTTCTCCCATTCTCACAGCTGAAGAAGCAATGACTGCCACTATGGATTATGAGTCGATTGCCTCTCTTAAATCGATGTTAGGTTCCGGAGCTGTCATCATTCTCTCTGAGGTTGCTGACCTTGTGGAAACTACTTACCGTTTGGCAGAATTTTATTCTCATGAATCTTGTGGCCAATGTACACCTTGTCGTGAAGGAACCCATTGGGTAAAAGACCTTCTCCATAAAATAAAGAACGGAGAGGGAACAGAAAAAGATGTAGAACTCATTTTTTCTTTGTCCAGAAATATGGAGGGTGGAACCACCATCTGTCCGTTAGCGGATGCATGTGTAATGGCTGTTCGTCCTACCATGACAAAGTTTAAAGGAGAGTTCTCGGCTCGATTGAAAAAGGAAGTGAGCGTCTCTCACTAA
- the nuoE gene encoding NAD(P)H-dependent oxidoreductase subunit E yields MAYQFSQDSEKRFQRLIPQFPSKRSLILPCLFLLQADKGFVDQEGMSYIAERIGAPVSLAQVHGVATFYTMYNKKPVGKFHIQICGNISCYLAGSDSITEHVCSKLGIDAGETTADKKFTVDEVQCLGACGFGPVAQINDKYYENLTPEIIENILSELDKQV; encoded by the coding sequence ATGGCTTATCAATTTTCACAAGATTCCGAAAAAAGATTCCAAAGGTTGATCCCGCAGTTCCCAAGTAAACGTTCGTTGATTTTACCATGTCTTTTTTTATTACAAGCTGACAAAGGTTTTGTGGATCAGGAAGGAATGTCCTACATTGCAGAACGAATCGGTGCTCCGGTTTCTCTCGCACAAGTGCATGGGGTAGCTACCTTTTACACCATGTACAATAAAAAACCCGTAGGGAAGTTCCATATCCAAATTTGTGGAAATATTTCTTGTTACCTTGCGGGATCCGATTCCATCACAGAACATGTATGTTCTAAATTAGGAATCGATGCCGGAGAAACCACGGCTGACAAAAAATTCACGGTAGATGAAGTGCAGTGTCTTGGTGCTTGTGGGTTTGGGCCAGTCGCTCAAATCAATGATAAATATTACGAAAATCTAACCCCAGAGATCATTGAAAACATTCTCTCTGAATTGGATAAGCAGGTATAA